A genomic region of Calditrichota bacterium contains the following coding sequences:
- a CDS encoding helix-turn-helix transcriptional regulator → MSDLDKMNLREWRTQKGLSQQRFMELSGLSLPTLREMEQGGARKPHKRTLQKLQEFVQNVESGAIDLSMPAGAPKKRGRKPKAALAAAPTEAAPAPKKRGRKPKAALAAEPTEAAPAP, encoded by the coding sequence ATGTCCGACCTCGACAAGATGAATCTGCGCGAGTGGCGAACCCAGAAAGGGCTGTCCCAGCAACGATTCATGGAACTCTCCGGGCTCAGTCTTCCAACCTTGCGTGAAATGGAGCAAGGCGGGGCGCGCAAACCTCATAAGCGGACCCTGCAGAAATTACAGGAATTCGTTCAAAACGTAGAGAGCGGAGCCATCGATTTGTCGATGCCGGCTGGCGCCCCCAAGAAGCGCGGACGCAAGCCGAAGGCGGCTCTGGCTGCAGCACCGACCGAAGCCGCTCCAGCCCCCAAGAAGCGCGGACGCAAGCCGAAGGCGGCTCTGGCTGCAGAACCGACCGAAGCCGCTCCAGCCCC